The Pseudophryne corroboree isolate aPseCor3 chromosome 3 unlocalized genomic scaffold, aPseCor3.hap2 SUPER_3_unloc_41, whole genome shotgun sequence DNA segment gcacacacataaaggaatactaccttactaatgcttccaggagtaacgttaggagacatttctctgatccatcagctcatatgactgatgttattgttcatctagaatctccaattcatacgatatgttccccatccattgttttatattggtgctgacataggacttggcaagtgactacatctccatttatacttcatggttagttaccagtacaagagagagaggtatatctaagtcttattataatattatatttgttattgtgagtattctcaggagggtggacacaatgattgagacacaatattataaagccttcattaaaagttatgttttattatacacacacatttacaattaagtgtctcaGAGAGTCGTCttttcctattgtttacaagattaatattgttacagaaaatgtcacatttccataatgtactttattaccagcagatggacacacaagcaggaatatctcagaaggacatctaatgttatccccggattgtgacataaatgataatgacagtagacaggattctccaggagataaccccattaccccaattatacatccagctcgatcagctggtccctctgatcctgggaaatgttctcctgatcactctgatattggtgcatctgttacagctctgacagtagatacagtgtttccatgttctatagatgccaaatgttttacacagaacacaaagcttattacccatcaggcagctaaggcaggtgagaagccatttccatgttctgagtgtgggaaatgttttgcacggaaatcgcatcttgttatacatcagagaagtcacactggtgagaggccatattcttgctctgagtgtgggaaatgtttttcccagaaatcacatcttgttctacatcagagaagtcacacagatgagaggccgttttcttgctctgagtgtgggaaatgtttttcccagaaatcacatcttgttctacatcagagaagtcacacagatgagaggccgttttcttgctctgagtgtgggaaatgttttagatggaaatcacaacttgttacacatcacagaagtcacacaggtgagaagccattttcttgctctgagtgtgggaaacattgtttaaataaatcacatcttgttatacatcagagaagtcacataggtgagaagccattttcttgctctgaatgcgggaaatgtttttcccagaaatcatatcttgttatacatcagagaagtcacacaggtgagaagccattttcttgctccgagtgtgggaaatgttttagatggaaatcacaacttgttacacatcacagaagtcacacaggtgagaagccattttcttgctctgagtgtgggaaacattgtttaaataaatcacatcttgttatacatcagagaagtcacacgggtgagaagccattttcttgctctgaatgcggtaaatgtttttcccagaattcaccacttgttacacatcagcgaagtcacacaggtgagaagccattttcttgctctgagtgcgggaaatatttttcccagaaatcatatcttgttatacatcagggaagtcacacaggtgagaagccattttcttgctctgagtgtgggaaatgttttagatggaaatcacaacttgttacacatcacagaagtcacacaggtgagaagccattttcttgctctgagtgtgggaaacattgtttaaataaatcacatcttgttatacatcacagaagtcacacaggtgagatgccatttccatactctgagaaataaatcggcACTTGTTGCACAcattagacatcactcaggtgaggaaccattttaatcttctggagtatactcctcattgccatgcattgttcttcaaagttcttatcctatctcctatgctttttgcaatatacatgttaccactgggtgaaataatcaggtgtcatgccctcatctaccactgctatgcagatgacctgtcttttgatcCAGGTACTGAGaaaccagtaccaatcctaaatggttgtctagctgagctccaggtgtgggtgatgccagttggctgtgactcagtcctggtgaaacaggtccttatgatagaagctcaccaataaACGGCAGGGCTACAACTCAGCTTTACTACCAACCAgacgccacataacacccattctctgttccctccaccggctgcctgtaagatggtgactgttacataatcttactgactctcccagccctacatgaccagggtccaaggtaccagaagcagcttctgactCCTTACTGTCCTActtgcttccatctgcagatggactgttaccagcaatACCAAGaaaccccaagcagtgctgagatgtcagaggggagacagggtgggtggcactatTGCTGTATCGGTGGCACTGTCTGGGTAATATTATCCCCAAGCAGAGCTGAGGGGGTACTCAGGGTGGCTGGCAGTAGTGGGGACTGCAGGAGGCAGTGTATGTGTGAGAATCTTGTCCTCAAGCAGAgttaaggtgtcagagggggagacaaggTGGTGAAAGTAGTGGaaaggagacagggcggatggcagtagtgagcggagacagggtgggtggcagtagttgggggagacagggtggtggcagtagtgggggagacagggtgagtggcagtagtggaaggagacagggcggtgacagtagtgggggagacagggcagtggcagtagtggggggagagggTGGGTAGCAGTGTGGGGGAGGCAGGGCGAATGGCATTAGTGGAGGGaggcagggcggtggcagtagtgggtgtagacagggcggtggcagtagtgtggggggagatggtgggtagcagtagtgggggagacagagcagtggcagtagtgggggaagacaaggcggtggcagtagtgtgggggaGTCAGagcggtagcagtagtggggggagacagggtgggtagcagtagtgggggagacagggcggtggcagtagtgggggaagacagggcggtggcagtagtgggggcagacagggtgggtagcagtagtgggggaagacagggcggtggcagtagtggggaaatacagggtgggtagcagtagtggggggagacagggcgagtGGCATTTGTGGAGGAAGGCAGGGTGGTGGTAGTAGTGGGGGAAGAcaaggcggtggcagtagtgggggggagatagggcgggtggcagtaatgggggagacagggcaggtggcagtggtgggggagacacgtggtggatggcagtagtgggggggagacaggatgggtgggAATAGGTGTTTAAACAagatgggtagcagtagtggggggagacagggcagtggtagtagtgggggtaggcggggtgggtggcagtagtggggggagacagggcgggtggcagtagtgggggtagacagggcaggtgacagtagttggaggagacagggcagtggcagtagtggggggtgaCTGGGCGGATGGTCGcagtacagtaccaggggctgctggagacagtaacgaggtgtatgggtcctgcacagaaccagttgataattagacttgatgattatgcttccttatttctaattaatcccttgtatgtgttactgttatttgctgtgtcagcctttatgtgtgttctgtgtaataatcctgaaagtagtgctgctaccaatCTCATAtcgtttgtagtaacttggaaaagatgagataggaggtgcactctggaagcttatagggggttaatctgagatgaacgcagatgtgacatcacgtagcCCCTGGAAAATGGTTCCGGCCCACccacgttcacccctcagggatgcgaccgcaatgtgtttgTCTGCGTGGCAGCTGCGCATGCATATTTTTccaacaccagcaaactgctgcaggCCGCTATTGcggttgggtctgaatgacccccgtaggctgttgtgcagagtaaagtatttcagtttaaaatatagagaaaaatctgtgtattaaagatatcaaATAAAGTCGTGTAAAaacaagatttccgttgagtctttttatgtgtctgtgtattatattatcagataattgtcgctatggtgatggATATAAtttcctgttactgtgtcacttgtagtgttacttttgtgtccacataatatcagtgttgctgtgtataaatatgccgtctggtgtgtaaaggtgggtacacacgctgccattttgGCTATGTCCAATTTGACAGCTCATGTGAATATTGAGGTAACATTACAGGgggggggtctctttctgtgtaaataaatagtggcagacattttatatcagtgcattatgtggagtgggggcagtggcctgtcaggaagctgcaattacatcatgtgatttcctctcatttccaaattcgtgtgtatatattttttttatttaattattatttatgtctgttcaaagtttttttttttttgtttttttttttttttacctgtaggggaattagggttgttgtattttaaataaacttacctgaccttggcctggaaatgtccatgtatgaaggtatgggagatacctgctgcagtcccttctacttacatttgggaggtccagTTGTATTGGGGGAATTAGCAGCACATATTatatgatacattggctccataacgtctcgctgacctgtgatttaaaaaaaaaatacactcctATAAGCGCTCTTATTAAATAAGATGATATACTTTCCTTATCTATTGAGCAGTAATGTCCTTCATCTCCGGACTTTCCTTGTATTCACACAAAGTTTCAGAGATGGACTCCCAGTTTCATTAtgtatggaaaaataggattttaattacctaccggtaaatccttttctgatagtctgtagaggatgctgggatccatttagtaccatggggcataggcgggttcactaggagccactggcactttaagagtttaatagtgtgggctggcccctccctctatgcccctcctaccagactcagtctagaaactgtgcccgaggagacggacatactttgagagaaggaaatacacagatagtggtgagattcacaccagctcacacagaataaaaggaaagccaaactaaccaacttgaaAGGATTCAGCAACCAACAATAcattaccaagtaacaaagcaggaatacgaagcactgggcgggcacccagcatcctctacggactacgagaaaaggatttaccggtaggtaattaaaatcctattttctgctgcgggtacactgggttccacagggaataacattggggtgtagagtaggatcttgattcgaggcaccaacaggctataagctgtgactgttcccagaatgcatagcgcctcctcctctataaccccgcctctgtgtacagttgctcagttttgtagttggtgccatgcagtgcaggcatacaacaggggggctgctccctccctcagaagagcttttattaagtgaaatttgaagacttcaacGGCTGTAGCAGAACaactgagtgttagatgtcagttagACATCtcctactgcagctccatcacctccagcGTCACTGTATACTCCAGCGCCCTGgtcgccgggtacttacagcggaggctctggtttgcttcagtcacacaccccaccgcagctctccaggatcgcgtgaccgcactttgggaggaggtaagagggtcccccaggcgggacccgctggaaaccgcAATCTGGCGCGGCCAGTGGGAAGTGGGCCACAtgagctggtgtggacactgtggtagtacagggaccccactagaccaccagggcaggggcacaggtcggttttacaaaaaaacatttgatacatggcctgcagtacccggtggtgaagtccagcaagggggataaggctttgacctgtagcccctccctcagcccaAGGGCACCATTTAgattaaatgttcccaccctggagctgcatctctctctccctcaccccctgtcagcgtctgggcgccatttccacatgctgtgctgatcctgggactgtttgggcaaatcctcctctgtaaagccgcctgcatgtcagcactgtgcattttacaggacacttacgtattctacatgtctgctgacagtgttagttaagaaacggtTAGtcggggttatttagtacaagtaccatgtgatatacatccagtatttactgtgcattgatatatctattgattgtatagctgtacttagtattactttgtattgctagtccagtgcagttttattgcatgtcataaattctgcattgtacatatgactgtgtgtgcatatagctgctgtgtggtacctactctgtgtatctcactcatactgctatctctatattctgtaccctgagggggctaagtgcgtcagggttattgtttaatataggtgtttcacagaatatactcattgtgtgttttttctctgtgattttcagtcaccatatacctcttgagttCTCTGTTGGTGTTAatgcactgcacagggggttcttgttaaggtattagattgctgatattgtactaggttgcccgtaaattgagctttcagatatgtcacctACACAGggtgacggagctggggctgatcacacattgcgtggtggtgatgctgcagacacattggtggaaaatatagcagcagagggttcaggttctacttagttacagcaattgaaccactcattgACTAAACAAAAATCTACctcttgcccgcctaagaccaaggggtcctctaagcaggccattacttcctcgcaatccacccaggtcccagacacctcgttggatcaggatggcgtgtatactgaccccacagacactgatccagataattctgatggggaatctgtctcacaggtggatgctcctgacttattggaggctatcagactaattcttcaagttactgatgacccagagcctgacgctgcctctaagaaaccggacagatttaaacgtcagaaggttgttaaacaagttttacctcattctgaccatttagttgacatacatcaggaatcctgggaaaatttgAGTAAGCAGTTCACACCTCATAAACCTAATTTAGAGAAGTATTGTATAATTAAATTATATAGTGGAGTGGAAAACAACAGGATTAAAATGAAATATGATAATGGTATTAGtggaaaaatgtggaaaaatattaacgaaaaaatattaatgaaaaaatatgaatgcagaatgaaaataaaaatgttaataatgggaaataaaaatgatgaaaaatatgacaaatatatgtaataaaaaatatcaaATATATGATAAGATGGGGTATGTGAAAAGAATTGGGAATGAGCAACAAATAATGAAATTGGAATATCTAAATATGGAAATGGATGAGGTGGAAAAGTGTTtggatataaaataataataagggtCGAGATCTTATGGAATTGGAATGGTTGATGGAGGTAAAGAGAGATGagaataattatatatttatatgaggCAATGTACGACTATTATTGATATTTGTGTGTGAAAATgaaactcgggggggggggggggcagatgtagtgTGACTGTAGAGTGAGTGGGTGATAGAGCGATGTGTGGTGTGAAAAATCCTGTAGCAACCGTGAAGATGATAAGTGGGAAGTGTTATGGGATATTGGGAAGGGAACTCTGATTGATGTTGAATGTGTGAATGGTGTGAAGGGTGACGTGAGGAATGGGTGACAAGGAAAGGGTGGATAAAGCAGGGAagtgagaggggaagagagagaataAATAAGAGGAGCTAGCCTGGGTGAAGGGGGAGCTGACAGTGTTGACAGTGAGGAGGGAAAATGGGGAGGGGCACAGAATTTGAGAAGGACATCTATAATGATGATTTGAGGTAAATAATATTCAAAGTGGTGTGAAAATTGGTTTATTGGTGTTGTAAATGGGAGATTGTGTCAACAACTAGTGAATTGGGCATGTGTATgaggagaaaaggggaggggaggagaatgGTGAGAGACCGTGGGGCTTCCAAAGGATTGGAATGGCTTGGGGGAGAGTGGGACCTGTGGTGAATGTATCGTTTGGGCCCTAAAACGGTTCTTTACACTTTGTATTGGGATATGAAGGCATTATAAAAAGACACTGTAGCTGATATATTCATTGAGACCATTCAGGGCTAAGGTATTCAAATTTGAAAGTCCATTCGCTTTCTTTTTTGAGGAGTGTAGCCATAATGTCTCCACCTCTGATTCCCATTTTGACTTGTTCTAAACCGCATATTTTTAAATCCTGCGGGGAGCAGAAATGTTTTTGCAGAAAGTGTCTGGAGACAGTAGTCAGTTGCTTCATCCGTTGTTGGTCTCTACTGGCATTCCTGATG contains these protein-coding regions:
- the LOC134984236 gene encoding zinc finger protein OZF-like — its product is MKAEDIDGEEETYVTDMKAEDTEGEEETYVTDIKAEDIEGEEMYVTDMKAEDTEGEEETYVTDIETEDTEVEEETYVRGDQQCKEEEIPTDISTDGHTSRNISEGHLMLSPDCDINDNDSRQDSPGDNPITPIIHPARSAGPSDPGKCSPDHSDIGASVTALTVDTVFPCSIDAKCFTQNTKLITHQAAKAGEKPFPCSECGKCFARKSHLVIHQRSHTGERPYSCSECGKCFSQKSHLVLHQRSHTDERPFSCSECGKCFSQKSHLVLHQRSHTDERPFSCSECGKCFRWKSQLVTHHRSHTGEKPFSCSECGKHCLNKSHLVIHQRSHIGEKPFSCSECGKCFSQKSYLVIHQRSHTGEKPFSCSECGKCFRWKSQLVTHHRSHTGEKPFSCSECGKHCLNKSHLVIHQRSHTGEKPFSCSECGKCFSQNSPLVTHQRSHTGEKPFSCSECGKYFSQKSYLVIHQGSHTGEKPFSCSECGKCFRWKSQLVTHHRSHTGEKPFSCSECGKHCLNKSHLVIHHRSHTGEMPFPYSEK